In one Methanobrevibacter sp. genomic region, the following are encoded:
- a CDS encoding coenzyme F420-0:L-glutamate ligase: MRCVGTVVRGIRTPIIKENDDLASIVVDSLMAAKESEGFEFKDKDIVAITEAVVGISEGNYVTVDDVAEDLINKFPSKKIGVTNPILSRNRFSIILKGIARGMDKITLLTSFPADEVGNGILDENALDESEFNLASVISEDDYKEHFASWKHPFTGINMIDFYRDLIESEDCEVEFVFSNDVKTILNYTNDVLACDIHTREKTVKLLRDLGANAYGLYQVLTEPVNGSGCNPDYGLLGSNKATEERLKLFPKTGQELVEEVQKRLVEITGKQIEVMVYGDGAFKDPVGKIWELADPVVSPAHTSGLIGYPNEIKLKYVSDNKFADLKGDELKEAIKEEIRTKDKDLTGQMITEGTTPRVLTDLIGSLCDLTSGSGDKGTPVIFIQGYFDNLAND; encoded by the coding sequence ATGAGATGTGTTGGTACAGTAGTACGGGGAATTAGAACCCCAATTATTAAGGAAAACGATGATTTGGCAAGTATAGTCGTTGATTCATTGATGGCTGCTAAGGAAAGTGAAGGATTTGAATTTAAGGACAAGGACATTGTTGCAATCACAGAAGCGGTCGTTGGAATTTCAGAAGGAAACTATGTCACCGTTGATGATGTTGCCGAGGATTTAATCAACAAATTTCCATCCAAAAAAATCGGAGTTACAAACCCTATTTTAAGCAGAAACCGTTTTTCAATCATCCTGAAAGGAATAGCCAGAGGAATGGACAAGATTACATTGTTGACATCCTTCCCGGCAGACGAAGTCGGAAACGGAATTTTGGATGAAAACGCTTTAGATGAAAGTGAATTTAACCTTGCAAGCGTCATATCCGAGGACGATTATAAGGAACACTTTGCATCATGGAAACATCCCTTCACCGGAATAAACATGATTGACTTTTACCGTGATTTGATTGAAAGTGAAGACTGTGAAGTGGAATTTGTCTTTTCAAATGATGTTAAAACAATCCTTAACTATACAAATGACGTTTTAGCTTGTGACATTCACACAAGAGAAAAAACAGTGAAATTATTAAGGGATTTAGGTGCTAACGCTTACGGATTGTATCAAGTATTGACAGAGCCTGTTAACGGTTCCGGATGCAACCCTGACTATGGACTTTTAGGTTCAAACAAGGCAACCGAAGAAAGGCTTAAACTCTTCCCTAAAACCGGCCAGGAACTGGTTGAGGAAGTTCAAAAAAGACTGGTTGAAATTACCGGCAAACAGATTGAAGTTATGGTTTACGGTGACGGTGCATTCAAGGATCCTGTCGGAAAAATCTGGGAGCTTGCTGATCCTGTGGTTTCACCTGCACATACATCAGGACTTATCGGATATCCTAATGAAATCAAACTGAAATATGTTTCAGACAACAAGTTCGCAGACCTTAAAGGCGATGAGCTTAAAGAAGCAATCAAAGAGGAAATCAGAACCAAAGATAAGGACCTGACCGGTCAGATGATTACTGAAGGAACCACACCAAGAGTCTTGACTGATTTAATCGGTTCACTTTGTGATTTAACCAGCGGTTCCGGAGATAAGGGAACACCAGTAATATTTATTCAAGGTTACTTTGATAATCTGGCAAATGACTAG